One Streptomyces coeruleorubidus DNA segment encodes these proteins:
- a CDS encoding universal stress protein, giving the protein MAGHEFFEPADRKRPVADPTAAEPLAAEEPRHSCDPAFKHGVVVGFDGSTSSERALAYAIGMAHRSGAGLIIVHVANRLPTTVWAGCEPPVFVDVPDHRTEVLGLELACADYLAEVPWILVERGGDICHELEEVGREYEADAIVVGSTHGIVGRIFGSVAGRLAKRAKRPVVVIP; this is encoded by the coding sequence ATGGCCGGTCACGAATTCTTCGAACCCGCGGACCGCAAGCGGCCCGTCGCCGATCCCACGGCGGCCGAGCCCCTGGCGGCGGAAGAGCCACGCCACTCCTGCGACCCCGCCTTCAAGCACGGGGTCGTCGTCGGCTTCGACGGCTCCACGTCCAGTGAGCGCGCCCTGGCGTACGCGATCGGCATGGCCCATCGCTCCGGGGCGGGCCTGATCATCGTCCACGTCGCCAACCGGCTGCCGACCACCGTGTGGGCCGGCTGTGAGCCGCCCGTCTTCGTGGACGTGCCGGACCACCGGACCGAGGTGCTCGGTCTCGAGCTGGCCTGTGCGGACTACCTCGCCGAGGTGCCCTGGATCCTGGTCGAGCGCGGCGGCGACATCTGCCACGAACTCGAAGAGGTCGGCCGGGAGTACGAGGCCGACGCGATCGTCGTCGGGTCGACCCACGGCATCGTCGGGCGGATCTTCGGCTCCGTCGCGGGGCGACTCGCCAAGCGGGCGAAGCGGCCCGTCGTCGTCATTCCCTGA
- a CDS encoding beta-N-acetylhexosaminidase: MKQHPSTPGLPGSLPRLDHVVPAPASVAPSETPYQITRSTHIVVDDSPETRRTGEYLARILRPSTGYRLPVTTHGADGIRLRLAEGPFGAEGYRLDSGQGGVTVTAAEPAGLFHGVQTLRQLLPAAVEKDTVQPGPWPVAGGTVEDSPRYGWRGAMLDVSRHFFTVDQVKRFIDQLALYKINKLHLHLTDDQGWRIAIDSWPRLATHGGSTEVGGGPGGYYTKAQYEEIVRYAASRYLEVVPEIDLPGHTNAALASYAELNRDGVAPPLYTGTEVGFSSLCVGKEITYDFVDDVIRELAALTPGRYLHIGGDEADSTSHEDYVKFMDRVQPVVAKYGKTAVGWHQLTGATPAKGVLAQYWGLDSTSAEEKAQVVKAAQGGTGLILSPADRVYLDMKYTKDTPLGLSWAGYVEVRRSYDWDPEAYVPGLPAGAVRGVEAPLWTEAIENPGHVEYMAFPRLPGVAELGWSAAGTRDWERYKVRLAAQAERWNALGIEWYRSPEVPWGSDGR; the protein is encoded by the coding sequence GTGAAACAGCACCCCAGCACGCCTGGCCTTCCCGGTTCCCTGCCACGGCTCGACCACGTGGTCCCCGCGCCCGCTTCGGTCGCTCCGAGCGAGACCCCGTACCAGATCACCCGCAGCACGCACATAGTCGTTGACGACTCCCCCGAGACCCGCCGCACCGGCGAGTACCTCGCGCGGATCCTCCGCCCCTCCACCGGCTACCGCCTCCCCGTCACCACCCACGGGGCCGACGGCATCCGGCTGCGCCTGGCCGAGGGGCCGTTCGGCGCCGAGGGCTACCGCCTCGACAGCGGCCAGGGCGGCGTCACCGTCACGGCGGCCGAACCCGCCGGCCTCTTCCACGGCGTGCAGACCCTGCGCCAGCTGCTCCCCGCGGCCGTCGAGAAGGACACGGTCCAGCCCGGCCCCTGGCCGGTCGCCGGCGGCACCGTCGAGGACAGCCCGCGCTACGGCTGGCGCGGCGCCATGCTGGATGTCTCCCGGCACTTCTTCACGGTCGACCAGGTCAAGCGCTTCATCGACCAGCTGGCCCTCTACAAGATCAACAAGCTGCATCTGCACCTCACCGACGACCAGGGCTGGCGCATCGCGATCGACTCCTGGCCGCGCCTGGCCACCCACGGCGGCTCCACGGAGGTCGGCGGCGGCCCCGGTGGCTACTACACCAAGGCCCAGTACGAGGAGATCGTGCGGTACGCCGCCTCCCGCTACCTGGAGGTCGTCCCCGAGATAGACCTGCCCGGCCACACCAACGCCGCCCTCGCCTCCTACGCCGAACTGAACCGCGACGGCGTCGCGCCCCCGCTCTACACCGGCACCGAGGTCGGCTTCAGCTCGCTGTGCGTCGGCAAGGAGATCACGTACGACTTCGTGGACGACGTGATCCGCGAGCTCGCCGCGCTCACGCCGGGCAGGTACCTCCACATCGGGGGCGACGAGGCGGATTCCACCAGCCATGAGGACTACGTCAAGTTCATGGACCGGGTGCAGCCGGTCGTCGCGAAGTACGGCAAGACGGCGGTCGGCTGGCACCAGCTGACCGGGGCGACTCCGGCGAAGGGGGTTCTCGCCCAGTACTGGGGTCTGGACAGCACCAGTGCCGAGGAGAAGGCACAGGTGGTGAAGGCCGCGCAGGGCGGGACGGGGCTGATCCTGTCTCCGGCCGACCGGGTCTATCTCGACATGAAGTACACCAAGGACACGCCGCTGGGGCTGTCCTGGGCGGGGTATGTCGAGGTGCGGCGGTCCTACGACTGGGATCCGGAGGCGTATGTGCCCGGGCTGCCGGCCGGTGCTGTGCGGGGGGTCGAGGCGCCGTTGTGGACGGAGGCGATCGAGAATCCCGGGCACGTCGAGTACATGGCGTTTCCGCGGTTGCCCGGTGTCGCGGAGCTGGGGTGGTCGGCGGCGGGGACGCGTGACTGGGAGCGGTACAAGGTGCGGCTTGCTGCGCAGGCAGAACGGTGGAACGCCCTGGGGATCGAGTGGTATCGGTCGCCGGAGGTGCCGTGGGGTTCTGACGGGCGGTGA
- a CDS encoding DUF4429 domain-containing protein, with amino-acid sequence MAEIIQKDGTWAFDGDALRLTPGRDKNVSPLRRELGELVVPLGALAGISFEQGKKTGRLRLRLRDGADPLLHATGGRLTEPHDPYQLIVESDRYGVAEYFTDEVRNALLLDQVPADPVDAYLLPGPSVPLSVSAGDGTAGFDGERIRLEWNWKTEDAKAAAGARTLALTAITGVEWQPAAGLENGYLRFTVRNAPTKAPPKYDPNAVELWGFKKDPLMALVAAAVQARLPHPARAAAGDVVDARPELPSPPVAFAEDDHDALLRRLRELGELHRTGVLTDEEFALAKQAILKRM; translated from the coding sequence ATGGCGGAAATCATCCAGAAGGACGGCACGTGGGCCTTCGACGGCGACGCCCTGCGGCTGACCCCCGGACGGGACAAGAACGTCAGTCCGCTGCGCCGGGAGTTAGGTGAACTGGTCGTCCCGCTGGGGGCGTTGGCAGGGATCTCCTTCGAGCAGGGCAAGAAGACGGGGCGGCTCAGGCTTCGCCTGCGCGACGGCGCCGACCCCCTGCTGCACGCCACCGGCGGCCGGCTCACCGAGCCCCACGACCCGTACCAGCTGATCGTGGAGTCCGACCGCTACGGCGTCGCCGAGTACTTCACGGACGAGGTCCGTAACGCCCTGCTCCTCGACCAGGTCCCCGCCGACCCGGTCGACGCGTACCTGCTGCCGGGCCCCTCCGTCCCGCTGTCGGTCTCCGCCGGAGACGGCACCGCCGGCTTCGACGGCGAGCGCATACGCCTGGAGTGGAACTGGAAGACGGAGGACGCCAAGGCCGCCGCCGGTGCCCGCACGCTCGCGCTCACCGCCATCACGGGCGTGGAGTGGCAGCCGGCGGCCGGCCTGGAGAACGGCTACCTCCGCTTCACCGTGCGGAACGCGCCCACCAAGGCCCCGCCCAAGTACGACCCCAACGCCGTGGAGCTCTGGGGCTTCAAGAAGGATCCGCTGATGGCGCTGGTCGCGGCGGCGGTCCAGGCCAGGCTTCCGCACCCGGCCCGGGCCGCCGCCGGCGACGTGGTGGACGCGCGACCGGAACTGCCTTCTCCTCCGGTCGCTTTCGCCGAGGACGATCACGACGCCCTGCTGCGCCGCCTGCGCGAGCTCGGTGAGCTGCACCGCACGGGCGTGCTGACGGACGAAGAGTTCGCGCTGGCCAAGCAGGCGATCCTCAAGCGGATGTGA
- a CDS encoding purple acid phosphatase family protein → MGVPERLAERMSMAEQHEYLRARFSRRTMIRGGAVTLGAVAGGAFVPGATAQAAVPSGRTGIETVDGAHVAPFGRHLAYGTDPRTEMTVSWQVPVAVKKPFIRIGAHPTDLSRKIDAEVRTLFTPAGVGASGNHTQYYVHARLTRLRPGRTYYYGVGHQGFDPAEPHLLGTLGTFTTAPADRAPFTFTAFGDEGVSYHALANNSLILGQNPAFHLHAGDIAYGDPTGQGRSDDTGFDSRVWDQFLAQTESVAKSVPWMPAYGNHDMEAWYSPSGYGGEEARWTLPDNGPDRKNLPGVYSFVYGNTAVISLDANDVSFEIPANLGISGGTQTKWLETQLKKYRAARDIDFIVVFFHHCAYCTSTSHASEGGVRQEWVPLFEKYTVDLVINGHNHQYERTDVIKDGKVTRKLPIGGTAYPETDGVVYVTAGAAGRSLYAFSAPLSYEGNEHDVDSVSSFVNVKGGKQNETVTWSRVRYLDYSFLRVDVTPAPKGRLATLTVRGIAETGDQVDHFTVARRAN, encoded by the coding sequence ATGGGCGTACCCGAGCGGCTCGCCGAGCGCATGAGCATGGCCGAGCAGCACGAGTACCTGCGCGCCAGGTTCTCCCGGCGCACGATGATCAGAGGCGGCGCCGTCACGCTCGGCGCCGTCGCGGGTGGCGCGTTCGTACCGGGCGCCACCGCCCAGGCCGCCGTTCCGAGCGGGCGGACCGGCATCGAGACCGTCGACGGGGCCCATGTGGCGCCCTTCGGCCGTCACCTCGCCTACGGCACCGACCCGCGCACGGAGATGACCGTCTCCTGGCAGGTCCCGGTCGCCGTCAAGAAACCGTTCATCCGGATCGGCGCCCACCCCACGGACCTCTCCCGGAAGATCGACGCCGAGGTCCGCACCCTCTTCACACCGGCCGGTGTCGGCGCGAGCGGCAACCACACCCAGTACTACGTCCACGCCCGGCTGACCCGCCTGCGCCCGGGCCGGACGTACTACTACGGCGTCGGCCACCAGGGCTTCGACCCGGCCGAGCCCCACCTGCTGGGCACCCTCGGCACCTTCACCACCGCCCCCGCGGACCGGGCGCCCTTCACCTTCACGGCCTTCGGCGACGAGGGCGTCAGCTACCACGCGCTCGCCAACAACAGCCTGATCCTCGGCCAGAACCCGGCCTTCCACCTGCACGCCGGCGACATCGCGTACGGCGATCCGACCGGCCAGGGCAGGAGCGACGACACCGGCTTCGACTCGCGCGTGTGGGACCAGTTCCTCGCCCAGACCGAGTCCGTCGCCAAGTCCGTCCCGTGGATGCCCGCCTACGGCAACCACGACATGGAGGCCTGGTACTCGCCGAGCGGCTACGGCGGCGAGGAGGCCCGCTGGACCCTCCCGGACAACGGCCCCGACCGGAAGAACCTCCCGGGCGTCTACTCCTTCGTCTACGGCAACACGGCCGTCATCTCGCTCGACGCCAACGACGTCTCCTTCGAGATCCCGGCCAACCTGGGCATCTCCGGCGGCACCCAGACCAAGTGGCTGGAGACCCAGCTCAAGAAGTACCGGGCCGCGCGCGACATCGACTTCATCGTCGTCTTCTTCCACCACTGCGCCTACTGCACCTCCACCTCCCACGCCTCCGAGGGCGGGGTACGGCAGGAGTGGGTGCCGCTGTTCGAGAAGTACACCGTGGACCTCGTCATCAACGGCCACAACCACCAGTACGAGCGCACCGACGTCATCAAGGACGGCAAGGTCACCCGGAAGCTCCCGATCGGCGGCACGGCCTACCCCGAGACCGACGGCGTGGTGTACGTGACGGCCGGTGCCGCGGGCCGCAGCCTCTACGCGTTCAGCGCCCCGCTGTCGTACGAGGGCAACGAGCACGACGTGGACTCCGTGTCCTCGTTCGTCAACGTCAAGGGCGGCAAGCAGAACGAGACCGTCACCTGGTCCCGGGTGCGCTACCTCGACTACTCCTTCCTGCGCGTGGACGTCACCCCCGCGCCGAAGGGACGCCTGGCCACGCTCACGGTGCGCGGCATCGCCGAGACCGGTGACCAGGTGGACCACTTCACGGTGGCGCGCCGGGCGAATTAG
- a CDS encoding GPR1/FUN34/YaaH family transporter: MDKDVSAGSGITTVVGRLALGITLLAFGLGHTAVIDGVSTADAVSIARYVGGIALFVAGLIALRDGDFAGGTAFSVLGALWFTWAVSAGAAGNEAGFFLLLFALVALSLTLAGGEQLGQVVYGLFFVALLLAAIAEFAGNDGLAKVGGWFAVAAGAVAWYAATAVLAHWPTVPPRRAAGRGVTATG; the protein is encoded by the coding sequence GTGGACAAAGACGTCTCCGCGGGAAGCGGAATCACCACCGTGGTCGGTCGACTCGCCCTGGGAATCACCCTGTTGGCCTTCGGGCTGGGGCATACCGCTGTGATCGACGGGGTGTCGACCGCTGACGCCGTGTCAATCGCCCGGTACGTGGGCGGCATTGCCCTCTTCGTCGCCGGGCTGATCGCCCTGCGGGACGGGGACTTTGCCGGTGGGACGGCGTTCTCGGTGCTCGGGGCGCTGTGGTTCACCTGGGCCGTCTCGGCGGGTGCCGCCGGCAATGAGGCAGGGTTCTTCCTGCTGTTGTTCGCCCTCGTGGCGCTGTCTTTGACGCTTGCGGGTGGGGAGCAGCTCGGTCAGGTGGTCTACGGGCTGTTCTTCGTCGCCCTGTTGCTCGCGGCGATCGCCGAGTTCGCCGGTAACGACGGGCTCGCCAAGGTGGGCGGCTGGTTCGCCGTGGCTGCGGGGGCAGTGGCGTGGTACGCGGCCACGGCGGTGCTCGCGCACTGGCCCACGGTGCCTCCGCGACGCGCTGCCGGCCGGGGAGTGACGGCCACCGGTTAG
- the glmS gene encoding glutamine--fructose-6-phosphate transaminase (isomerizing) yields MCGIVGYIGKRDVAPLLLEGLQRLEYRGYDSAGIVITSPKASGLKMVKAKGRVRDLEAKVPARFKGTTGIAHTRWATHGAPSDVNAHPHLDHEGKVAVVHNGIIDNASDLRRKLEADGIEFLSETDTEVLVHLIARSQATKLEDKVRETLRLIEGTYGIAVLHADFPDRIVVARNGSPVVLGIGEKEMFVASDIAALVAHTRQIVTLDDGEMATLKADDFRTYTTEGTRTTAEPTTVEWEAASYDMGGHDTYMHKEIHEQADAVDRVLRGRIDDRFSTVHLGGLNLDAREARRIRRVKILGCGTSYHAGMIGAQMIEELARIPADAEPASEFRYRNAVVDPDTLYIAVSQSGETYDVLAAVQELKRKGARVLGVVNVVGSAIAREADGGIYVHAGPEVCVVSTKCFTNTTVAFALLALHLGRTRDLSVRDGKRIIEGLRKLPAQIAEIMEHEEDVKKLALQFAEARSMLFIGRVRGYPVAREASLKLKEVSYIHAEAYPASELKHGPLALIEPALPTVAIVPDDDLLEKNRAAMEEIKARSGKILAVAHQHQEKADETIVVPKNEDELDPILMGIPLQLLAYHTALALGRDIDKPRNLAKSVTVE; encoded by the coding sequence ATGTGCGGAATCGTCGGTTACATCGGGAAGCGTGACGTCGCTCCCCTCCTCCTGGAGGGCCTCCAGCGCCTGGAGTACCGCGGCTACGACTCCGCGGGCATCGTCATCACGTCCCCGAAGGCCTCCGGCCTGAAAATGGTCAAGGCCAAGGGCCGCGTCCGCGATCTGGAGGCCAAGGTCCCGGCCCGCTTCAAGGGCACGACCGGCATCGCCCACACCCGCTGGGCCACCCACGGGGCCCCCTCCGACGTCAACGCCCACCCGCACCTCGACCACGAGGGCAAGGTCGCTGTCGTCCACAACGGCATCATCGACAACGCCTCCGACCTGCGCCGCAAGCTGGAGGCGGACGGCATCGAGTTCCTCTCCGAGACCGACACCGAGGTCCTCGTCCACCTCATCGCCCGCTCGCAGGCCACCAAGCTGGAGGACAAGGTCCGCGAGACCCTCCGGCTCATCGAGGGCACCTACGGCATCGCCGTGCTGCACGCCGACTTCCCCGACCGGATCGTCGTCGCCCGCAACGGCTCCCCGGTCGTCCTCGGCATCGGCGAGAAGGAGATGTTCGTCGCCTCCGACATAGCCGCGCTGGTCGCCCACACGCGCCAGATCGTCACGCTGGACGACGGCGAGATGGCCACCCTGAAGGCCGACGACTTCCGCACGTACACCACGGAGGGCACCCGCACCACCGCGGAGCCCACCACCGTGGAGTGGGAGGCGGCCTCCTACGACATGGGCGGCCACGACACCTACATGCACAAGGAGATCCACGAGCAGGCCGACGCCGTGGACCGCGTGCTGCGCGGCCGCATCGACGACCGCTTCTCCACCGTGCACCTGGGCGGCCTGAACCTCGACGCCCGCGAGGCCCGCCGGATCCGCCGCGTGAAGATCCTCGGCTGCGGCACCTCGTACCACGCGGGCATGATCGGTGCCCAGATGATCGAGGAGCTGGCCCGCATCCCCGCCGACGCCGAGCCGGCCTCGGAGTTCCGCTACCGCAACGCGGTCGTCGACCCCGACACCCTCTACATCGCCGTCTCCCAGTCCGGCGAGACCTACGACGTCCTCGCCGCCGTGCAGGAGCTCAAGCGCAAGGGCGCACGGGTCCTGGGCGTGGTGAACGTGGTCGGCTCCGCGATCGCCCGCGAGGCCGACGGCGGCATCTACGTCCACGCGGGCCCGGAGGTCTGCGTCGTCTCCACGAAGTGCTTCACGAACACCACGGTCGCCTTCGCGCTCCTCGCCCTGCACCTGGGCCGCACCCGCGACCTCTCGGTCCGCGACGGCAAGCGGATCATCGAGGGCCTGCGCAAGCTGCCCGCCCAGATCGCCGAGATCATGGAGCACGAGGAGGACGTCAAGAAGCTGGCCCTGCAGTTCGCCGAGGCCCGCTCGATGCTCTTCATCGGCCGCGTGCGGGGCTACCCGGTGGCCCGCGAGGCCTCCCTGAAGCTCAAGGAGGTCTCCTACATCCACGCCGAGGCCTACCCCGCCTCCGAGCTCAAGCACGGCCCCCTGGCCCTGATCGAGCCCGCCCTCCCGACGGTCGCGATCGTCCCCGACGACGACCTCCTGGAGAAGAACCGCGCCGCCATGGAGGAGATCAAGGCCCGCAGCGGCAAGATCCTCGCCGTGGCCCACCAGCACCAGGAGAAGGCCGACGAAACCATCGTCGTCCCCAAGAACGAGGACGAACTCGACCCCATCCTGATGGGCATCCCCCTCCAACTCCTGGCGTACCACACGGCCCTGGCCCTGGGCAGGGACATCGACAAGCCCCGCAACCTGGCCAAGTCAGTAACGGTCGAGTAA
- a CDS encoding IucA/IucC family protein gives MTLSDAVAHLSPHRWARANRILIRKALAEFAHERLITPEATGDGAYVVRSDDGLTRYTFTATIRALDHWQVDADSITRHRDGAELPLAALDFFIEMQKSLGLSDDILPVYLEEISSTLSGTCYKLTKPRTTAAELARGDFQTIETSMTEGHPCFVANNGRLGFGIHEYLSYAPETASPVRLVWLAAHRSRAAFTAGVGIEYESFLREELGEETVERFHGVLRDQDLDPADYLLIPVHPWQWWNKLTVTFAAEVARGYLVCLGEGDDEYLAQQSIRTFFNRSSPEKHYVKTALSVINMGFMRGLSAAYMEATPAINDWLAQLIENDPVLKSTGLSIIRERAAVGYRHLEYEQATDRYSPYRKMLAALWRESPVPSLEDGESLATMASLVHVDHQGASVAGALIEQSGLTPKEWLRHYLRAYFTPLLHSFYAYDLVFMPHGENVILVLKDGVVQRAIYKDIAEEIAVMDPDAVLPPTVERLRVEVPEDKKLLSVFTDVFDCFFRFLAANLASEGILEEDDFWRTVAEVTRAYQESMPSLTDKFKQYDMFAPEFALSCLNRLQLRNNEQMVDLSDPSGALQLVGTLKNPIAEF, from the coding sequence ATGACCCTGTCCGACGCCGTAGCGCATCTGTCCCCCCACCGCTGGGCGCGGGCCAACCGCATCCTGATCCGCAAGGCGCTCGCCGAGTTCGCGCACGAGCGGCTCATCACGCCGGAGGCCACCGGCGACGGCGCCTACGTCGTCCGCAGCGACGACGGCCTGACCCGGTACACCTTCACGGCCACGATCCGCGCCCTCGACCACTGGCAGGTCGACGCCGACTCGATCACCCGTCACCGGGACGGCGCCGAACTGCCGCTGGCCGCATTGGACTTCTTCATCGAGATGCAGAAGTCCCTGGGCCTGAGCGACGACATCCTGCCCGTCTACCTGGAGGAGATCTCCTCCACCCTCTCGGGAACCTGCTACAAGCTCACCAAGCCGCGGACCACGGCCGCCGAGCTCGCGCGCGGCGACTTCCAGACCATCGAGACCTCGATGACCGAGGGCCACCCCTGCTTCGTGGCCAACAACGGCCGGCTCGGCTTCGGCATCCACGAGTACCTGTCGTACGCCCCGGAGACGGCGAGCCCGGTCCGGCTCGTCTGGCTCGCGGCACACCGCTCGCGTGCCGCGTTCACGGCCGGTGTCGGTATCGAGTACGAGTCGTTCCTGCGCGAGGAGCTGGGCGAGGAGACCGTCGAGCGCTTCCACGGCGTCCTGCGCGACCAGGACCTGGACCCGGCCGACTACCTCCTCATCCCCGTCCACCCCTGGCAGTGGTGGAACAAGCTCACCGTCACCTTCGCCGCCGAGGTCGCACGGGGGTACCTGGTGTGCCTGGGCGAGGGCGACGACGAGTACCTGGCCCAGCAGTCCATCCGGACGTTCTTCAACCGGTCCAGCCCCGAGAAGCACTACGTGAAGACGGCCCTGTCCGTCATCAACATGGGCTTCATGCGCGGGCTATCGGCCGCGTACATGGAGGCCACGCCGGCCATCAACGACTGGCTGGCTCAGCTGATCGAGAACGACCCGGTGCTGAAGTCCACGGGCCTGTCGATCATCCGGGAGCGGGCGGCGGTCGGCTACCGGCACCTGGAGTACGAGCAGGCGACGGACCGCTACTCGCCGTACCGCAAGATGCTCGCCGCGCTGTGGCGGGAGAGCCCGGTGCCGTCCCTGGAGGACGGCGAGTCCCTGGCCACCATGGCGTCCCTGGTCCATGTCGACCACCAGGGGGCGTCCGTCGCGGGCGCGCTGATCGAGCAGTCGGGCCTCACCCCGAAGGAGTGGCTGCGCCACTACCTCCGCGCGTACTTCACCCCCCTCCTCCACAGCTTCTACGCCTACGACCTGGTCTTCATGCCGCACGGCGAGAACGTCATCCTGGTGCTGAAGGACGGGGTGGTGCAGCGCGCGATCTACAAGGACATCGCCGAGGAGATCGCCGTCATGGACCCGGACGCGGTGCTGCCGCCGACGGTGGAGCGGCTGCGCGTGGAGGTCCCGGAGGACAAGAAACTCCTGTCGGTCTTCACGGACGTCTTCGACTGCTTCTTCCGCTTCCTCGCGGCGAACCTCGCCTCCGAGGGCATCCTGGAGGAGGACGACTTCTGGCGCACGGTCGCGGAGGTCACCCGCGCCTACCAGGAGTCGATGCCCTCACTCACCGACAAGTTCAAGCAGTACGACATGTTCGCCCCCGAGTTCGCGCTGTCCTGCCTCAACCGCCTCCAACTGCGCAACAACGAACAGATGGTGGACCTGTCGGACCCGTCCGGCGCCCTCCAGTTGGTCGGCACCCTGAAGAACCCGATCGCGGAGTTCTGA
- a CDS encoding helix-turn-helix domain-containing protein has product MSHDSTAAPEAAARKLSGRRRKEIVAVLLFSGGPIFESSIPLSVFGIDRQDAGVPRYRLLVCGGEDGPLRTTGGLELSAPHGLEAISRAGTVVVPAWRSITSPPPDEALDALRRAHEEGARIVGLCTGAFVLAAAGLLDGRPATTHWMYAPTLAKRYPSVHVDPRELFVDDGDVLTSAGTAAGIDLCLHIVRTDHGNEAAGALARRLVVPPRRSGGQERYLDRSLPEEIGADPLAEVVAWALEHLHEQFDVETLAARAYMSRRTFDRRFRSLTGSAPLQWLITQRVLQAQRLLETSDYSVDEVAGRCGFRSPVALRGHFRRQLGSSPAAYRAAYRARRPQGERPQDTEAAPGGPGSGMPGHGGHAGQPGQQPASMHPEHPVPLQSRRTAAASAVGSLSASASSASDNGREAYVPTRASLPGQRSAT; this is encoded by the coding sequence ATGAGCCACGACTCCACTGCCGCGCCGGAAGCCGCGGCCCGGAAGCTTTCCGGGCGACGTCGCAAGGAGATCGTCGCGGTGCTGCTGTTCAGCGGCGGCCCCATCTTCGAGAGTTCCATACCGTTGTCGGTGTTCGGGATCGACCGCCAGGACGCCGGCGTTCCGCGCTACCGACTGCTGGTGTGCGGCGGCGAGGACGGCCCACTGCGGACCACAGGGGGCCTCGAACTCAGCGCACCGCATGGCCTGGAAGCGATCTCGCGCGCGGGCACGGTCGTCGTACCGGCCTGGCGTTCGATCACTTCTCCGCCACCGGACGAGGCGCTCGACGCGCTGCGCCGGGCACACGAGGAGGGCGCCCGCATCGTCGGGCTGTGCACCGGCGCCTTCGTCCTCGCGGCGGCGGGCCTGCTGGACGGCCGACCCGCGACGACACACTGGATGTACGCGCCGACGCTGGCGAAACGCTATCCGTCGGTGCACGTCGACCCGCGGGAGCTGTTCGTCGACGACGGCGACGTGCTGACGTCGGCCGGCACGGCCGCGGGCATCGACCTGTGCCTGCACATCGTGCGCACGGACCACGGCAACGAGGCGGCAGGGGCCCTGGCCCGGCGCCTCGTCGTGCCCCCGCGCCGAAGCGGCGGCCAGGAGCGCTATCTCGACAGGTCTTTACCAGAGGAGATCGGCGCCGACCCGCTCGCCGAGGTCGTCGCCTGGGCGCTGGAGCACCTCCACGAACAGTTCGACGTGGAGACGCTGGCGGCACGCGCGTACATGAGCCGTCGTACGTTCGACCGCCGCTTCCGCTCGCTGACCGGGAGTGCCCCGCTGCAGTGGCTGATCACGCAGCGGGTCCTCCAGGCGCAGCGCCTGCTGGAGACGTCGGACTACTCGGTGGACGAGGTGGCGGGGCGCTGCGGCTTCCGGTCGCCGGTGGCCCTGCGCGGGCACTTCCGCCGCCAGCTGGGCTCGTCGCCGGCCGCCTACCGGGCGGCGTACCGCGCCCGTCGTCCCCAGGGCGAGCGGCCGCAGGACACCGAGGCCGCCCCGGGCGGTCCGGGGTCCGGCATGCCCGGCCACGGGGGGCATGCCGGCCAGCCGGGCCAGCAGCCCGCCTCGATGCACCCGGAGCACCCCGTCCCGCTCCAGTCCCGCCGTACGGCGGCGGCGAGCGCGGTCGGATCCCTGTCCGCGTCGGCGTCGAGCGCGTCCGACAACGGGCGGGAGGCGTACGTACCGACCCGGGCGAGTCTGCCGGGGCAGCGCAGCGCGACGTGA
- a CDS encoding GNAT family N-acetyltransferase: protein MSTTGIGTFTIRPLDPLKDAELLHSWVTHPKAAYWMMQDAKLQDVEREYMRIAAHEHHHAYIGLHEGRPAFLMEKYDPRYVELTGLYDPEPGDVGMHFLVAPTDRPVHGFTRAVITAVMDELFADPRTRRVVVEPDVGNKAVHALNEAVGFVPVREIDKPEKRALLSFCTRDRFLKRHSLAARGVAV, encoded by the coding sequence ATGAGCACCACCGGCATCGGTACGTTCACCATCCGCCCGCTCGACCCCCTCAAGGACGCCGAGCTGCTGCACTCCTGGGTCACCCACCCCAAGGCGGCCTACTGGATGATGCAGGACGCGAAACTCCAGGACGTCGAGCGCGAGTACATGCGCATCGCGGCACACGAGCACCACCACGCCTACATCGGCCTGCACGAGGGCCGGCCGGCGTTCCTGATGGAGAAGTACGACCCCCGGTACGTGGAGCTGACCGGGCTCTACGACCCGGAGCCAGGCGACGTCGGCATGCACTTCCTGGTCGCGCCGACCGACCGGCCGGTCCACGGCTTCACCCGGGCCGTCATCACCGCCGTGATGGACGAGCTGTTCGCCGATCCGCGCACCCGGCGGGTCGTCGTCGAGCCCGACGTGGGCAACAAGGCCGTGCACGCGCTGAACGAGGCCGTCGGCTTTGTGCCCGTCCGTGAGATCGACAAGCCGGAGAAGCGCGCGCTGCTGAGTTTCTGCACGCGCGATCGCTTCCTTAAAAGGCACAGCCTGGCCGCCCGAGGAGTAGCCGTATGA